ATGAGGATGGCAAGAATGAGCGCGATGATATATTGCGCGGAATGGAGCTTGCCTGCGGGAAGCTTTTCAGCTTTGCCGTTGAGACCCAGCGTGGAATGTTCGGGATTTTGTGCTGGTTCCATGGTGGCTCGGCTTTCAGTTTACGGCTTGCAAATTAGACGGTGAAGAGCGGTGATTCAGTACTTTGGTGGCTATTCCGTACGTTTGGTGTAGTCGAGCAGGAAAAAGATGGGGATAGCAACGACCGTGTTGGCACAGGCGCGGATCAACTCGTGTCCCCAAAAGAGATGGTAGTCAGGCAGACCGAGGAGGCGATGGTCGATGAGAAAGAGCAGAACGCTGTTGATCAGAGAAAAGATAAAGGTGATGAGGATGCGGGTGAGCGGGCTTTCCACATCGACCTGTAGCCCAATGCTTGCAGCGACATAGCCGATGGCGGACTTGGCCATTCCATTGACGCCGATGGGCTGGTTGGTCAGCGCGTCCTGCAAGAGGCCGATGACTGCGCCGGTTAAGGTTCCGGCAATGGGGCTGCGGCGGCTGACTGCGAAGAAAAGGACGACAATCAGTGGCAGATCGAGCAGCGAGAAGCGCGGAAGCAGCTTGGGAACAAAGGCCTGCAAAAAGATCGCCAGCAGCGGCACAAACAGCGTGACGAGCGGCGAGAAGGTGTGCTGCTCGAGTTCCTGACGGGATGTGTAGCTGCGGTTGAGCATTCTTTTACTGGTTTTGTGGTGCGGTCTGGGTGCCGGGCTGTGTATTGGCCGGGTTACTGGTTTGGGGAGCCTTACGCGGCTTCTGCTGTCCGCTGCTCGGCGCATTGCCTGGTGAAGTCGGTGATGGAGCTGATGGAACAGCCGTATTTTGGTAGGTGCTTCTCGCTCCGGGGGTCAGATCGGTAGCCGGAGGTGTGTCACCCGGGGTATAGCGGTCGGGATGAATTGTAGGCAGCGGATGCGGGATCGGCGGAGTGGTAGCCGCCGCCGGGGCTGTCGTGCCCGGAGCACCCGGAGTGGTGGGAGCTGCCGGTGGAAGGCTGGGCAAGCGGTCGGCCATGACCTCTGCGGCGGAGCGGGCGGAGGCTTCAGCGGCAGCCTCGGCATCGGCGGCAGCCTTGGCTTTGATGGCAGCGGCAGCAGCGGCTTGGGCCTCAGCGGTGGAGGCTCCAATGGCCAGGTCTTTTTGAGCCGCGGCGGGCAGCGTGGACTGTGTCCCGGTAATCACGAGCACTTCTTCGAGTTGGGAGAGGTTCGCCGCGGGTTTGATGGTGATGGCCGTGTAGGGCTGGTGGTCTGGGTCGGGCGCGATGGACTGGATGGTGCCGACGGGAAGGCCGCGGGGAAAGATCTGGTCGCCGCCCGAGGTCAAGACCGTCTCGCCGGGCTTGATG
This region of Edaphobacter dinghuensis genomic DNA includes:
- the mreD gene encoding rod shape-determining protein MreD → MLNRSYTSRQELEQHTFSPLVTLFVPLLAIFLQAFVPKLLPRFSLLDLPLIVVLFFAVSRRSPIAGTLTGAVIGLLQDALTNQPIGVNGMAKSAIGYVAASIGLQVDVESPLTRILITFIFSLINSVLLFLIDHRLLGLPDYHLFWGHELIRACANTVVAIPIFFLLDYTKRTE
- the mreC gene encoding rod shape-determining protein MreC, translating into MESFFTRFKNVLVLVAVLLAQTIGLAIQVRRPVESGAPDSHDVTLMRYWVVAGVTPFERFFHFIGFDTRTAWSNYVNLRNVRQQNQDLQKQIARLRLEQAAFAEDAIQGHRLQALLAFQQHYIASTVAAQVIGTSGTDLSHILYIDKGADFHLRPDMAVITPDGIVGKIRDVFPHTAQVLLISDPTSGAGVLLSSTRILAILHGTPNGQVQINNLTADSRIKPGETVLTSGGDQIFPRGLPVGTIQSIAPDPDHQPYTAITIKPAANLSQLEEVLVITGTQSTLPAAAQKDLAIGASTAEAQAAAAAAIKAKAAADAEAAAEASARSAAEVMADRLPSLPPAAPTTPGAPGTTAPAAATTPPIPHPLPTIHPDRYTPGDTPPATDLTPGARSTYQNTAVPSAPSPTSPGNAPSSGQQKPRKAPQTSNPANTQPGTQTAPQNQ